One Janthinobacterium sp. TB1-E2 genomic region harbors:
- a CDS encoding universal stress protein, whose protein sequence is MYKKILIATDGSTVSNLTACAGVAFAEQMHADILAVYVAPEYQYPVYIEIIPPSYPSEEEYRIAMRKAGADHWQPILDAAAKRGLEATGLTAFSDSPALKIVEVAQLQHCDLIFMGSHGRSGWGQLLLGSVTNKVLSHSKLPVLVHRLIKEPPSE, encoded by the coding sequence ATGTATAAGAAAATTCTGATCGCCACGGACGGCTCCACCGTCTCCAACTTGACGGCCTGTGCCGGCGTTGCCTTTGCCGAACAGATGCACGCCGACATCCTTGCCGTGTACGTGGCGCCCGAATACCAGTACCCGGTATACATCGAGATCATTCCGCCAAGCTACCCCAGCGAGGAGGAGTACCGCATCGCCATGCGCAAGGCGGGCGCCGACCACTGGCAGCCCATCCTCGACGCGGCCGCCAAGCGGGGCCTGGAAGCGACGGGCTTGACGGCCTTTTCCGACAGCCCCGCCCTGAAAATCGTGGAAGTGGCGCAATTGCAGCATTGCGACCTGATTTTCATGGGCTCGCATGGCCGCAGCGGCTGGGGGCAATTGCTGCTGGGCAGCGTGACCAACAAGGTGCTGTCGCACTCAAAACTGCCGGTACTCGTGCATAGGCTGATCAAGGAACCACCGTCGGAATAA
- a CDS encoding response regulator — translation MIRIVIADDHTIMREGLKRILDGAPDIDIVGEAIDGFEVLNHVRQGGFDLLLLDLSMPGRSGVDLIRQIRSEAPKLAILILTMHEEEQYAVRAIRAGAQGYLTKESAGTQLVGAIHKVASGRPYISAEVAEQLVLNIMMPNESLLHKQLSDREFEVFSLLVAGKSITEIANNLHLSVKTVSTHKTRIMQKMGMSSLSEMVQYAVAHRLLSPFKT, via the coding sequence ATGATACGTATTGTGATTGCCGACGACCACACCATCATGCGAGAAGGATTGAAGCGCATCCTTGACGGCGCGCCGGACATCGATATCGTGGGTGAAGCCATCGACGGCTTTGAAGTACTCAACCACGTACGCCAGGGCGGCTTCGACCTGCTGCTGCTCGACCTGTCGATGCCGGGCCGCAGCGGCGTCGACCTGATCCGGCAAATCCGCAGCGAGGCGCCGAAGCTGGCCATCCTGATCCTCACCATGCACGAGGAAGAACAATATGCGGTGCGCGCCATCCGCGCCGGCGCGCAAGGCTATCTGACCAAGGAAAGCGCGGGCACCCAGCTCGTGGGCGCCATCCATAAGGTGGCGTCGGGACGTCCGTATATCAGCGCCGAGGTGGCGGAGCAGCTCGTGCTCAACATCATGATGCCGAACGAAAGCCTGCTGCACAAACAGTTGTCGGACCGCGAGTTCGAAGTCTTTTCCCTGCTGGTGGCGGGCAAGTCGATCACGGAAATCGCCAACAATCTGCACCTGAGCGTCAAGACGGTGAGTACGCACAAGACCCGCATCATGCAAAAGATGGGCATGAGTTCGCTGTCGGAAATGGTCCAGTACGCCGTGGCGCACCGCCTCTTATCCCCCTTCAAGACTTGA
- a CDS encoding Crp/Fnr family transcriptional regulator, with product MEAGRQRQGRLWSNLKEVCDLLHISSACTIAADELLFQHVQFKTGQRVHTIGQPFDTLYIVNSGFLKTVLIDEFGNEQVLSFPMKGDMLGVDGIHSRHYSSEAVALSDCDLILLPFKKLTALGRVHLELENVMYGVMSRELVREQAMIGMLGALSAEARVARFLVSLADRFAQMGYSSKLFNLRMTRHEIGSYLGLTLETVSRTLSAFNEIGLISVDQRTIGIKDPDALKTLRRLPPSRSRAKQLAAAKLKADTTAAATASAQLLATI from the coding sequence ATGGAAGCAGGGCGCCAGCGCCAGGGGCGGCTCTGGTCGAACCTGAAGGAGGTGTGCGACCTGCTGCATATCTCCAGCGCCTGCACCATCGCCGCCGACGAACTGCTGTTCCAGCACGTGCAATTCAAGACGGGCCAGCGCGTGCACACCATCGGCCAGCCGTTCGACACCCTGTACATCGTCAATTCGGGCTTCCTGAAAACCGTGCTCATCGATGAATTCGGCAATGAACAGGTACTGAGCTTTCCCATGAAGGGCGACATGCTGGGCGTCGACGGCATCCACTCGCGCCATTACTCCTCGGAAGCGGTGGCCCTGTCCGACTGCGACCTGATCCTGCTGCCGTTCAAGAAGCTGACGGCGCTGGGACGTGTTCACCTGGAACTGGAAAACGTCATGTACGGCGTGATGAGCCGCGAACTGGTGCGCGAACAGGCGATGATCGGCATGCTGGGCGCCTTGAGTGCCGAAGCCCGCGTGGCGCGCTTCCTCGTTTCGCTGGCCGACCGCTTCGCGCAGATGGGTTACTCGAGCAAGCTGTTCAACCTGCGCATGACGCGCCATGAAATCGGCAGCTACCTGGGCCTGACCCTGGAAACGGTGAGCCGCACCTTATCCGCCTTCAATGAAATCGGCCTGATCTCGGTTGACCAGCGCACCATCGGCATCAAGGATCCGGACGCCCTGAAAACCCTGCGCCGCCTGCCACCTTCGCGCTCGCGCGCCAAGCAGCTGGCCGCCGCCAAGCTCAAGGCCGACACCACTGCGGCCGCCACTGCCTCGGCGCAATTGCTGGCCACGATTTAA
- the hemP gene encoding hemin uptake protein HemP: MQSSKPALIQDAATAHVRPPVSMAQPARRITSEALLQQGREVEIEHSGKIYRLRVTQLNKLILTA; this comes from the coding sequence ATGCAAAGCTCAAAACCAGCCTTGATCCAGGATGCCGCTACTGCCCACGTCCGTCCTCCCGTCAGCATGGCCCAGCCGGCGCGCCGCATCACCAGCGAAGCCCTGTTGCAGCAGGGCCGCGAAGTGGAGATTGAACACAGCGGCAAGATCTATCGCCTGCGCGTCACCCAATTGAACAAGCTGATCCTGACTGCCTGA
- a CDS encoding DUF2325 domain-containing protein has product MCDKDQSLPVISNCAHADTETAALASRRRRLWELSHTCHCPLVGVGLPLGYLRKLVGKMTGGRVLADDYEVHVGAVTECGARNRLSEALQKELERRYAPVILRFRGAKTTEQVAQLWRTAVANGDVSGAFWAGLTHPRCDAELEEQMCRDLHMIQHQAGACVRADMGKFTALQEENARLTQELSKLQQRSQAALMEKTGELERQEAVLLRTRAEAIGKDSVIDGLRAELAQLQAAIPALESRTRLVERLAQMDEREKELRQQITELKQAQPRPAAVAPTPAPKLEVPTGGKLKMPIRLVDQSVLCVGGRSGNVATYRALIERVGAQFAHHDGGLEDNANLLDSSLAAADLVICQTGCISHSAYWRVKDYCKRTGKRCVFIDNPSISSLARGLQEVSGDMDTAPLVDIQP; this is encoded by the coding sequence ATGTGTGACAAAGACCAGTCCCTGCCCGTCATCAGCAATTGCGCCCACGCCGACACGGAAACGGCCGCGCTCGCTTCGCGCCGCCGCCGGCTGTGGGAACTGTCGCACACCTGCCATTGCCCGCTGGTGGGCGTGGGTTTGCCATTGGGCTACCTGCGCAAGCTGGTAGGCAAGATGACGGGCGGACGCGTGCTGGCCGACGACTACGAAGTGCACGTGGGCGCCGTGACGGAATGCGGCGCGCGCAACCGCCTGTCCGAAGCGCTGCAAAAGGAACTCGAACGCCGCTACGCTCCCGTGATCCTGCGCTTTCGCGGCGCCAAGACCACGGAGCAGGTAGCGCAACTGTGGCGCACGGCCGTCGCCAACGGCGACGTGTCGGGCGCTTTCTGGGCCGGCCTGACGCACCCGCGCTGCGATGCCGAGCTGGAAGAACAGATGTGCCGCGACTTGCACATGATCCAGCACCAGGCCGGCGCCTGCGTGCGCGCCGACATGGGCAAATTTACGGCCTTGCAGGAAGAAAATGCGCGCCTGACACAGGAACTGTCCAAGCTGCAACAACGCAGCCAGGCGGCGCTCATGGAAAAGACGGGCGAGCTGGAACGCCAGGAAGCCGTGCTGCTGCGCACGCGTGCCGAGGCCATCGGCAAGGATAGCGTGATCGACGGCTTGCGCGCGGAACTGGCGCAGTTGCAGGCCGCCATCCCCGCGCTGGAATCGCGCACGCGCCTGGTCGAACGCCTGGCGCAAATGGATGAGCGCGAAAAGGAATTGCGCCAGCAAATCACGGAATTGAAACAGGCCCAGCCGCGCCCGGCCGCTGTCGCGCCGACACCGGCGCCGAAGCTGGAAGTGCCGACCGGCGGCAAGCTCAAAATGCCGATCCGCCTCGTCGACCAAAGCGTCTTGTGCGTGGGCGGACGCAGCGGCAATGTCGCCACCTACCGCGCCCTGATCGAGCGGGTGGGCGCGCAGTTCGCCCACCACGACGGGGGCCTGGAAGACAATGCCAACCTGCTCGACTCGAGCCTGGCGGCGGCCGACCTGGTGATTTGCCAGACGGGCTGCATCAGCCACAGCGCCTACTGGCGCGTGAAGGATTATTGCAAGCGCACGGGCAAACGCTGCGTCTTCATCGACAACCCCAGCATCTCCAGCCTGGCGCGCGGCTTGCAGGAAGTGAGCGGCGACATGGACACGGCGCCGCTGGTCGATATCCAGCCGTAA
- a CDS encoding sulfite reductase subunit alpha, whose translation MIFTHDTTRLALLAALSLSYAGVCLAPWLRARAKRRTSDAAKAALANSRPWLVAYASQTGNAEELATQTAQSLQLAGIPVRLCALAEVTAADLQQAERALFLVSTYGEGDAPDNAAAFMGRLMTGEIALPQLHYAVLALGDRSYGQFCGFGRSLDAWLAAQGASRLFERIEVDRSASAAIEQWFQHLSHLAGTSDAPDWSAPAFGDWRLTQRRHLNPGSAGGAIYHVELAPVAGSLPEWQSGDLVQVTAPADPSQPREYSIASIPRDGGVHLLVRQHAHPDGSLGLASGWLTAQAKVGDVVQLRLRQHRRFRLEDNVQRPLILIGNGSGIAGLRGHLKSRVLAGQRRNWLIFGERNVAHDFHYREEIEGWHASGDLPRLDLAFSRDQAERTYVQDRLRGNADEVKLWLEQGAAIYICGSLAGMAGGVDQALQEILGRPALDALAAEGRYRRDVY comes from the coding sequence ATGATTTTTACGCACGATACGACGCGGCTGGCCTTGCTGGCCGCCCTGTCCCTCAGTTATGCGGGCGTGTGCCTGGCGCCCTGGCTGCGCGCGCGCGCCAAGCGCCGCACGTCCGACGCGGCCAAGGCGGCGCTGGCCAACAGCCGTCCCTGGCTGGTGGCGTATGCGAGCCAGACGGGCAATGCCGAGGAACTGGCCACGCAAACGGCGCAGAGCCTGCAGCTGGCCGGCATCCCCGTGCGCCTGTGTGCGCTGGCCGAAGTGACAGCCGCTGATCTGCAACAGGCGGAACGGGCCTTGTTCCTGGTCAGCACGTACGGCGAAGGCGACGCGCCCGACAATGCGGCCGCCTTCATGGGCCGATTGATGACGGGTGAGATTGCGCTGCCGCAATTGCACTATGCCGTGCTGGCCCTGGGCGACCGCAGCTATGGCCAGTTCTGCGGTTTCGGCCGCTCGCTCGATGCCTGGCTGGCGGCGCAGGGTGCGTCGCGTCTGTTCGAGCGCATCGAAGTCGACCGCAGCGCCAGCGCCGCCATCGAGCAATGGTTCCAACACCTGAGCCACCTGGCCGGCACCAGCGACGCGCCGGACTGGAGCGCGCCCGCGTTTGGCGACTGGCGGCTGACGCAGCGGCGCCACCTCAACCCCGGCAGCGCGGGCGGCGCCATCTATCATGTGGAACTGGCGCCCGTGGCCGGCAGCTTGCCGGAGTGGCAGTCGGGCGACCTGGTGCAGGTGACGGCGCCCGCCGATCCATCGCAGCCGCGCGAATATTCGATCGCCTCGATCCCGCGCGATGGCGGCGTGCACTTGCTGGTACGCCAGCATGCGCATCCCGATGGCAGCCTGGGCCTGGCCTCGGGCTGGCTCACGGCGCAGGCCAAGGTCGGCGACGTGGTGCAGCTGCGCTTGCGCCAGCACCGGCGTTTCCGCCTGGAAGACAATGTCCAGCGTCCATTGATTTTGATCGGCAACGGCAGCGGCATCGCCGGCTTGCGCGGACATTTGAAAAGCCGCGTGCTGGCAGGGCAGCGGCGCAACTGGCTGATCTTTGGCGAACGTAATGTGGCCCATGATTTCCATTATCGCGAAGAAATTGAAGGCTGGCACGCCAGCGGCGACCTGCCGCGTCTGGACCTGGCCTTTTCGCGCGACCAAGCGGAGCGGACCTACGTGCAGGACCGCCTGCGCGGCAATGCCGATGAAGTCAAGCTGTGGCTGGAGCAGGGCGCGGCCATCTATATTTGCGGCAGCCTGGCCGGCATGGCGGGCGGCGTCGACCAGGCGCTACAAGAGATCCTGGGCCGGCCCGCGCTCGATGCGCTGGCAGCTGAAGGGCGCTACCGGCGCGACGTGTATTAA
- a CDS encoding FAD:protein FMN transferase: protein MRRVLLPQHISDQAAPPGAAIRDLRGLSMGTSWSVRLLESAMPGRAGSADLQQGLQQQLDLVVAQMSHWNDESDLGRFNRAGPGSWHSLPAAFCEVLGFAMHVSQASGGAYDPCAGALVNLWGFGPRHRYDEPGFLPPKDDSVALLLAQGQRRRLELDLPARRARQPGGLQLDLSAIAKGYGVDRLARYLDSQGIHHYLVEVGGELRGAGSKPDGQPWWVMLEQVDGAADSADHAQHPAEMLLALHGLSVATSGDYRRFFKDGTVRFSHTIDPRNGMPIANQLASVTVVHEQCMAADAWSTALTVLGVEAGMVLAEEQGLAVRFLQRDGHGYHETLSSHMLAMLDE from the coding sequence ATGCGCCGGGTCCTGCTGCCGCAGCATATTTCCGATCAGGCCGCGCCGCCCGGCGCCGCGATCCGGGACTTGCGCGGCTTGTCCATGGGCACCAGCTGGTCGGTGCGCCTGCTCGAGTCCGCCATGCCGGGACGCGCGGGCAGCGCCGACTTGCAGCAGGGCTTGCAGCAGCAGCTGGACCTGGTCGTCGCGCAAATGAGCCACTGGAACGACGAGTCCGACCTGGGCCGCTTCAACCGGGCCGGGCCAGGCAGCTGGCACAGCCTGCCCGCCGCGTTTTGCGAGGTGCTGGGCTTTGCCATGCACGTGTCGCAAGCATCGGGCGGCGCGTACGACCCGTGCGCGGGCGCCCTCGTCAATCTGTGGGGCTTCGGTCCCCGCCATCGCTACGATGAACCGGGCTTTTTGCCGCCGAAAGACGATAGCGTGGCGCTGCTGCTGGCGCAAGGCCAGCGCCGCCGCCTGGAGCTGGACTTGCCGGCCCGCCGCGCGCGCCAGCCGGGCGGCTTGCAGCTCGATTTGTCCGCCATCGCCAAGGGCTATGGCGTGGACCGCCTGGCCCGCTACCTGGACAGCCAGGGCATCCACCATTACCTGGTCGAAGTCGGTGGCGAGCTGCGCGGCGCCGGCAGCAAGCCCGACGGCCAGCCGTGGTGGGTGATGCTGGAACAGGTCGATGGCGCCGCCGATAGTGCCGATCATGCGCAGCATCCGGCGGAAATGCTGCTGGCGCTGCACGGCTTGTCCGTGGCGACGTCGGGCGATTACCGGCGTTTCTTCAAGGACGGCACGGTGCGTTTCTCGCACACCATCGATCCGCGCAACGGCATGCCGATCGCCAATCAACTCGCTTCCGTCACCGTCGTGCATGAGCAATGCATGGCGGCCGACGCCTGGTCGACGGCCCTGACCGTGCTGGGTGTCGAGGCCGGCATGGTGCTGGCCGAAGAGCAGGGCCTGGCCGTGCGCTTCCTGCAGCGCGACGGTCACGGCTACCATGAAACGCTGAGCAGCCACATGCTGGCCATGCTCGACGAATGA
- a CDS encoding DUF4198 domain-containing protein, translating into MFKQFNKTLIAVALAGLAMNAHAHRGWMVPSSTMVESKDAWVTVDAAVSDGLFDIDHQPLRLDALQVIGPDGAKVTPANTVTGRLRSVFDVKMEKPGTYKAAIVSQNVMGSYKLNGEQKRFRGNEETFKKDVPADAQELKITRTAARLETFFSNGETSTEVFKPTGVGLEFVPVTHPNDLRAGEKATWRFFVDGKPAANQAFSLVPGGVRYRGVLGEIRQSTDAKGEITFTVPAAGMYYLSSTWPAAAPAVAGQPPVMPERRMTYAATVEVLPQ; encoded by the coding sequence ATGTTCAAGCAATTCAACAAAACCCTGATCGCCGTGGCCCTGGCCGGCCTGGCCATGAACGCCCACGCCCACCGCGGCTGGATGGTGCCATCGAGCACGATGGTGGAAAGCAAGGACGCCTGGGTGACGGTGGACGCGGCCGTTTCCGACGGCCTGTTCGATATCGACCACCAGCCGCTGCGCCTGGATGCGCTGCAAGTGATCGGTCCGGATGGCGCGAAGGTCACGCCGGCGAACACGGTCACGGGCCGTTTGCGCAGCGTCTTCGACGTAAAAATGGAAAAGCCGGGCACGTACAAGGCGGCCATCGTGTCGCAAAACGTGATGGGCAGCTACAAGCTCAATGGCGAGCAGAAACGTTTCCGCGGCAACGAAGAGACGTTCAAGAAGGACGTGCCGGCCGACGCGCAAGAGCTGAAAATCACGCGCACGGCAGCGCGCCTGGAAACTTTCTTCAGCAATGGCGAAACGAGCACGGAAGTGTTCAAGCCGACCGGCGTGGGCCTGGAATTCGTCCCCGTGACGCACCCGAACGACTTGCGCGCGGGCGAAAAAGCCACGTGGCGCTTCTTCGTCGATGGCAAGCCGGCGGCGAACCAGGCCTTCAGCCTGGTGCCAGGCGGCGTGCGATACCGTGGCGTGCTCGGTGAAATCCGCCAGAGCACCGATGCCAAGGGCGAGATCACGTTCACTGTGCCGGCGGCCGGCATGTATTACCTGAGCAGCACCTGGCCAGCGGCCGCACCGGCCGTGGCCGGCCAGCCGCCGGTGATGCCCGAGCGCCGCATGACGTACGCGGCCACCGTGGAAGTGCTGCCGCAGTAA
- a CDS encoding DUF2271 domain-containing protein, translating to MKLRYSLALGLPLIGTSAMAADLSLKIELPQLNVAEYHRPYVAAWLETADQKVVGNLAVLYDVKKKDKAGEKWLKDMRQWWRKSGRDLAMPVDGVSGATRAPGEHTLTFPGAKALLDKLPAGEYQVVVEAAREAGGRELVRVPFQWPLKSAQSVPAKGKEELGNVVVQLKP from the coding sequence ATGAAATTACGCTACTCCCTGGCGCTTGGCCTTCCCCTGATCGGTACGTCGGCGATGGCTGCCGACCTGTCCCTCAAGATTGAACTGCCGCAACTGAACGTGGCGGAATACCACCGTCCTTACGTGGCGGCGTGGCTGGAAACGGCGGACCAGAAGGTCGTTGGCAATCTGGCCGTGCTGTATGACGTGAAAAAGAAGGACAAGGCCGGCGAAAAATGGCTGAAGGACATGCGTCAATGGTGGCGCAAGAGCGGCCGCGACCTGGCCATGCCCGTTGACGGCGTCAGCGGCGCCACGCGCGCACCCGGTGAACATACCTTGACGTTCCCGGGCGCCAAAGCCTTGCTCGACAAGCTGCCGGCCGGCGAATACCAGGTCGTCGTGGAAGCGGCGCGCGAAGCGGGCGGACGCGAACTGGTGCGCGTGCCGTTCCAGTGGCCGCTGAAATCGGCCCAGTCCGTGCCTGCCAAGGGCAAGGAAGAACTCGGCAATGTCGTCGTCCAACTCAAACCATAA
- a CDS encoding PepSY-associated TM helix domain-containing protein produces MGNAGAADKARNNASRAVWLKNLHQWHWISSALCLLGMFLFAITGITLNHAGQIEAKPAITRQKAELPAPLVTELAAYAAKHDGANAPMPAAAEAWLKQQWSLNAGGRPAEWSVDEVYLPLPKAGGDAWVRIGLEDGAAEYELTDRGWVSWLNDVHKGRNTGVAWSWFIDIFAGACIVFCLTGLLILKFHAANRPFTWPMVGLGILIPCAIALLFIH; encoded by the coding sequence ATGGGTAATGCGGGCGCCGCAGACAAGGCCAGGAACAACGCCAGCCGCGCCGTCTGGCTGAAGAATTTGCATCAATGGCACTGGATCAGCTCGGCGCTTTGCCTGCTGGGCATGTTTCTGTTCGCCATTACCGGCATCACCCTGAACCACGCCGGCCAGATCGAAGCCAAGCCGGCGATCACACGCCAGAAGGCCGAGCTGCCGGCACCCCTCGTCACGGAATTGGCCGCGTATGCCGCCAAGCACGATGGCGCCAACGCACCGATGCCGGCCGCCGCCGAAGCCTGGCTCAAGCAGCAATGGTCGCTCAATGCGGGCGGGCGTCCCGCCGAATGGTCGGTCGACGAAGTGTATCTGCCGCTGCCCAAGGCGGGCGGCGACGCCTGGGTGCGCATCGGCCTCGAAGACGGGGCCGCCGAATATGAATTGACGGACCGGGGCTGGGTGTCCTGGCTCAACGATGTCCACAAGGGCCGCAACACGGGCGTAGCCTGGAGCTGGTTCATCGACATTTTTGCCGGCGCCTGCATCGTGTTTTGCCTGACGGGTTTGTTGATTTTGAAGTTCCACGCGGCCAACCGGCCATTTACCTGGCCGATGGTGGGCCTCGGTATCTTGATACCTTGCGCGATCGCCTTGCTGTTTATCCACTGA
- a CDS encoding pyridoxamine 5'-phosphate oxidase family protein yields MQAYSSEQLASIAAKIKDVKFGMLTTSDDMRTLTSRPLTQQQVDSEGQIWFFVSDDAAYTRDLLNNPQVNVSFVDTGDSLYVSVCGHAQLLKDRAKAEELWNPLVKAWFPGGLDDPKLSLIKVTIQSAEYWDSSASKMMQFYEMAKAAITGEPPKDMGEHGRVDL; encoded by the coding sequence ATGCAAGCGTATTCCAGCGAACAACTGGCCAGCATCGCGGCCAAGATCAAGGACGTCAAATTCGGCATGCTGACCACCAGCGACGACATGCGCACCCTCACCAGCCGGCCGTTGACGCAGCAGCAGGTCGACAGCGAAGGGCAAATCTGGTTTTTTGTCTCGGACGATGCCGCTTACACGCGCGACTTGCTGAACAATCCGCAAGTCAACGTCAGCTTTGTCGACACGGGCGACAGCTTGTATGTATCCGTCTGCGGCCACGCGCAGCTGCTGAAGGACCGCGCCAAGGCGGAGGAATTGTGGAACCCGTTGGTCAAAGCATGGTTCCCGGGCGGACTCGACGATCCGAAGCTGTCGCTGATCAAGGTGACGATACAGTCGGCCGAATACTGGGATAGCAGCGCCAGCAAGATGATGCAATTCTATGAAATGGCCAAGGCCGCCATCACGGGCGAGCCGCCGAAGGATATGGGCGAACACGGCCGGGTCGATCTGTAG